From the genome of Candidatus Defluviilinea proxima:
AGAATATGAGAAAGTTAGGAATTTCCTAAACAGGAATAAATAATTGGAACCAGATTGTATGAAGAAGTTTTGGGTTGTTGGTTTTATTGTAGTTTTTCTGTTTGCTGCCATGTATTTTGCAGTCAATAATTTTTTAACCCCAATCAATTTGGGGGCACAACCATTTCCTTTGACAAAAAAATGGGCGGTTTCTTTAAATAGCGGATCAATATTCGACAGTATTGTTGAATTATCAAAAACTGGAGACGGAGTTTTACTTGCAAAAACAAAAGAAGGTATTTATGCTTTGCAGGAAAATTCTGGTGCAGTGATGTGGTTCTTTGGGCTAAAAAATCAACTCCAACCACGCCCAGCCATTGCATTTGATGGAATCATTTATACATCAGACAGCAAATATCTTTTAGCAATCTCTCAAAAAGATGGAAAACTAATTTGGGAGCAGGCAGTTGGTAGCGCCAATTGGATAGTTGATGTTTCAAAAGACATGGTGCTTGTCAATGAAGTTGCGAACGATATAGTTTCTTTTGATGCTAAGACAGGCAATTTGCTTTGGCGTAAAGGGGTTGGACGAGGCTTTGTTGCTGCATATATCGATGGTGATTTAATTTATATTCCAGACAACGGTATAGAAGCAGTCGACGCTCAAACAGGTTCAGTAGTTTGGGGTGATGGGGATGATCCAATCGGTGATTCTGCTTTCCTAGATGGGGTTATTTACTATGCACTGGGAGACAGCATTATAGCTTTCGATGCTAGAAAAAGAATTGAATTGTGGAGTGTGTTTTTATCAGGCTTTGGTTTCAAACGTCCATTAATTCACGGAGACTATGTATTTGCGATTGACAGGGATTATCTATATGCTATTCGTCGTTCCAATGGTTTTCTGGAGTACAAAATCGCATTAGATGCCCCACAAAGCCCAAGTTTTTTAGATGACGAAGTATATGTTAGAGGTCTATTTAATCGAGCTATTTGGGTTTTTGATGTAAATACTAAAAAACAAATAGGCTTGTTAGGTACTGCAATGCCAGTATTGCTAGGCGTTGAAAATCAAGACATGATATCTGGTAGAGATATGCTGGTATTTGCTACAGGCAATCGCCTGTTCGCTTACAAAAAATAATTGAGGAATATCGATGAATTCATTAATTGCCATCATCATGGGTTCCAAGTCTGATTGGGAGACGATGGAACATGCTACCAAGGTTCTCGATGAGTTGAAGATTCCATATGAAGTGAAAATCGTTTCGGCGCATCGCACGCCTGATCTGCTTTTTCAATTTGCAGAGTCGGCTCATGAGCGTGGCATTGAAGTCATCATTGCGGGAGCAGGCGGTGCGGCGCACTTGCCTGGCATGACTGCCGCCAAAACGCATCTGCCTGTGCTTGGTGTGCCTGTCCAATCGAAGGCGCTCAATGGCATGGATTCGCTGCTCTCCATCGTGCAGATGCCTGCGGGCATTCCTGTCGGCACGCTCGCCATCGGTCGTGCGGGAGCGGTCAATGCGGCGTTGCTAGCGGCGTCCATCGTTGCCAACAAACATCCCGAGCATCTCGATGCCTTGCTTGCCTATCGCGCCAAGCAGACTCAGTCCGTTTTGGATAACCCCGATCCGCGAGCAGATAACGGATGACAATGATCGGTATTTTAGGAGCGGGACAACTGGGACGGATGCTGGCATTAGCTGGATATCCACTCGGACATCGCTTCCGCTTCTTAGACCCCGCTTCGGACTCACCTGCAGGTTTGCTCGCTGACCATTTGGCATTGGACTACGCTGATACATCTGCCCGCGAGCAATTCGCAAATGGACTCGATGTAATCACATACGAGTTCGAGAACGTCCCTGTGGATGCGGCGCGACATCTGGAGAAGTTCGTCCCTGTCTACCCGCCTTCAATTGCGTTGGAGAAAGCACAAGATCGATTTGTTGAGAAATCATTTTTCTGTGAATTAGGCATTCCAACTCCCAAGTTCACAACGGATTTATCAAAAACAGATGCTATTGGTTTTCCTTCTGTGTTGAAGACTCGCCGTATGGGATACGATGGCAAAGGTCAAAGCATTGTTCATTCTCAAGCAGAATTGGCTGCTGAAAAAGCAAAAGATTGGATTTTAGAAGAATTCGTTTCATTCGACCGTGAACTTTCCATCATTGCTGTGCGGAATAGATCTGGCGAGACGAAGTTCTATCCATTGATCGAGAATCATCATCGTGATGGGATCTTGCGGCTGTCTCTTGTGACTGGGAATGTCTCGGTAGAGTTACAGAAGCAAGCGGAAGAGTATGCAACAAAGATAATGTCTGCTTTGAATTATGTTGGTGTGTTGACAATTGAGTTCTTTGAGAAGGACGGTCACTTGCTGGCAAATGAAATGGCGCCACGCGTTCACAACAGCGGGCATTGGACGATCGAAGGGGCGGTGACGTCTCAGTTTGAGAATCAGGTTCGGGCGGTGACTGATGCGCCGCTTGGGAGCACGAATCCGCTTGGGGTGTGTGCCATGGTCAATTTGGTAGGAACGCTTCCAGATGAGACATCCATTCTGAAGATCGAAGGCGCGCATTTGCATTTGTATGATAAAGCTCCACGACCGAAACGTAAGATCGGTCATATTACATTGGTTGAAAAAGATTTAGAAACTTTGCAGGAAAAACTTAACGAGATAAGGAATGTGTATGACGAATTTTGATGAATCACCAAAAGAAGAGTGCGGAGTTATTGGTATCTTTGCGCCGAATGAGGACGTGGCGCGCATGACTTTCTTTGGGTTGTATGCCTTACAGCATCGTGGACAGGAAGCCGCGGGGATGGCGGTTGCGGATGGACAGGTGATGGCGATGCATAAGGGTGTGGGTTTTGTGTCGCGTGTTTTTACACCAGAGACGATGGCTGATCTGAATGGACATTATGCGATTGGACATACACGTTATTCGACGACAGGCTCATCATCGTTGCGAAATGCACAGCCGTTCATGATCGAGACGATTCATGGTCCGTTGGCGTTGGCGCATAATGGGAACTTGGTTAACTCGGCGGAGTTACGCAATGAGTTGATGGGGCAGGGTGTTGGTTTTTCATCGTCATCGGATACCGAAGTGATGACGATGATGTTGGCTCGTAATGAAGGCGCCACGTGGGAAGAACGCATCCGCAATGCGATGAAGAAGTGGGTGGGTGCGTATTCGTTGGTGATCTTGACGCGTGATTGTGTGTATGCGGTGCGTGACCCGTGGGGCTTTCGCCCGTTGTGCGTGGGATTGTTACCTGGCGGCGGACATGCGGTTGCATCTGAGACAGGCGCTTTGCACACATTGGGATGCGAAGCCATCCGCGATGTGAAACCTGGGGAAGTGGTGTCTTTATCGAACAGTGCGTTGAAAGTGATGCAAGCGATGAAGCCTGTGTCGCCAACAGCGATGTGTATCTTTGAGCATATTTATTTCGCCCGCCCCGACCAGACATGGGACAAAATCAATGTTCATCATGTGCGGCAAAGATTGGGAGAGGAGTTGGCGGGAGAAGTCATAAACGGACTTTCTCACGGACTCACGGAAGAAAACGGACAATTTGCTGACGTGGTTATCCCTGTGCCTGATTCTTCGATCCCTGCGGCGGTTGGGTTTTCGCGGGTGAGTAAGATCCCATACAACGATGGCTTTATCAAGAATCGTTATGTTGGCCGAACATTTATTGAACCAACGGATTCGCTTCGTAAGCGCGGTGTGGCATTGAAGTTCAATGTCATCAATGAAAATGTGCAGGATAAGCGAGTTGTGGTGATTGACGATAGTATCGTGCGCGGCAATACAACGGGACCGTTGATCAAATTGTTGCGCAATGCGGGAGCGAAGGAAGTACACATGGCTATCACATGCCCGCCGATCGCTCATCCGTGTTTCATGGGCGTGGACATGGGACGACACGAAGATTTGATCGCTTATCAACGCACCGTGGATGAGATCCGTGAATTGGTGGGGGCGGATAGTTTGCACTACTTGTCAGCAGATGGAATGATGCGCGCGCTCAAGCGGAAAGATGGGTTCTGTCAGGCGTGCTTTACCGGACAGTATCCGATCCCTGTAGATTTGTCGAATGTGAAGACTGGGTTTGAAAGGGTGACGAAGTAAATATGAATATTTTGGTCATTGGTTCGGGCGGGCGGGAACATGCGATTACATGGAAGGTGTGTCAATCGCCAAAAGCGGATAAGGTTTTTGTTTTGCCTGGTAACCCTGGGACAAGCCTGATTGCGACAAATGTTGAAGATGTATCTGTTGAGGACCATGTCGCAGTGGCATCTTTTTGCAAAGCCAATCAAGTTGATTTGGTCATCGTTGGTCCTGAAGTGCCTTTGGCAGGTGGGTTGGTGGATTCGTTGTCAGAGGCAGGCATTCACTGTTTCGGACCGAAGCAGGCATCGGCTGAGATCGAGGCGTCGAAAGTCTTCTCCAAAGATTTTATGGCGCGACATAATATCCCGACGGCTAAATATTTCACCTTCACGAGAATTGACGAAGCCACGCGTTGTTTGCAATCCATTGATTATCCGATTGTTATCAAGGCTTCGGGGCTCGCGGCGGGGAAGGGTGTGATCTTGCCTAAGACGGATGAAGAGGCGACGTCTGCTCTTGAAGATATTTTGACAAAGAAAATTTTTGGTGATGCTGGTATGGAAGTTGTCGTCGAAGAACGGATGACGGGGCCAGAAGTTTCGTTGATGGCGTTCACAGATGGAACAACGGTTGTGCCGATGGTTCCTGCGCAAGATCACAAGCGATTGTTAGATGGCGACAACGGACCGAACACGGGCGGCATGGGTGCGTATGCGCCTGCACCAGTGTTTACCGATGCGATGTTACAGGAAACGATTGAAAAAGTTTTGCAACCTGCTGTGGATGGATTACGAAACGAAGGACGCAAGTTCGTTGGCGTGTTATATGCAGGTTTGATGCTCACGCCGAATGGTATTCGTGTGCTGGAGTTCAACTGTCGCTTTGGTGACCCCGAAACGCAGGTGGTGCTTCCGCTTTTGGAAACGGACTTGGTCGAGATCGCCGAAGCATGTGTGGATGGTCGTTTGAAGGAAGTTAACATTCGCTGGAAAAGTGGCGCGGCGGTTTGTATTGTGCTGGCAAGCAAGGGCTATCCAGAAAAACCTGAAAAAGGACAGGTCGTTTCGTTTGGCAAATTGCCTGAAGATATGATCTGCTTCCATGCAGGGACGAAACAAGATGGTGCGAATGTCCTCACGGCAGGCGGGCGTGTGTTTGGTCTCGCTGCATGGTCGGGTGATATCGCGAGTGTAGTTGAGAAAGTGTATGCAAACATTGATAAAGTTGAATTCGATGGAATGCAATACCGCAAAGACATTGCCCATCGTGCTCTGGAAGGTGCCAAATGACAAACTCGTATGCTTCTTCTGGTGTAGATATTGACGCAGGCAATCGTGCCGTTGAGTTGATGAAGGATGCAGTCAAAGCCACATATAACGAATCCGTGCTTGCTGGCATCGGTTCGTTCGGCGGTCTCTTCGATGCGTCTGCCCTCAAACAAATGAATCACCCTGTGCTCGTCGCCTCCACCGATGGCGTTGGCACCAAGGTCAAGCTTGCTGCGTCCGTTGGTCGTTATCGCGGCATCGGGCACGACATTGTCAATCACTGCATCAACGACATTCTCGTGCAGGGTGCCCGTCCGTTTTTTTTCATGGATTACTTCGCCACGTCCAAGCTCAACCCTGAACAAACTGCGGAAGTAGTGACGGGTATCGCCGAAGCCTGCAAAGAATCAGGGATGGCATTGCTGGGTGGCGAGACTGCCGAAATGCCAGGCGTGTATCGCGATGGAGAATTTGACGTGGCTGGGACGATCGTTGGCGTATTGGAACGTGACCGCATCTTGCCCCGCCCGAACCTGCTCGCTGGTGACCTGATCCTTGGTCTACCCTCAAGCGGACCTCACACCAACGGTTATTCGCTCATCCGCAAAGTCTTTGAAGGCGCGGACTTGGAAGTTATCGTCCCTGAACTCGGTGGTTCATTGGCAGATGCCTTGCTTGCATCACATCGTTCTTACTTCAATGTGTTGTATCCTCATCTCGATAAAGTCAAAGCGCTGGCTCATCTCACTGGTGGTGGATTCATAGAGAACATTCCTCGCATCCTGCCTGAGAACTTGAATGCAGTTATTCATCAAGGTTCATGGCAAGTCCCGCCGTTGTGGAAGTTGGTCCAAAAAACGGGAAATATCTCCACCGAGGAAATGTTCCGCGTCTTCAACATGGGTATCGGCATGGTCGTCATTGTTGATAAAACTGATGCCGCCGATTTACAAAACGCTATTACCGAACCAACCTTCATCATCGGTGAACTAGTCGATGGTGAAAGAAAAACCATTTTGGCTTAAGTCCGTTCTTGTCCGTGAGTCCGTGACAAAGTCCGTTTATAAAAAGGAATCAAAATGAAAGACCTCACTCTTCGTTATGGAACAAACCCTAATCAATCTCCCGCTCGTGTGTATTTGCAAGATGGGGGAGACTTGCCCATCACCGTCCTTGGCGGCTCGCCAGGCTACATCAACTTGCTGGATGCGCTCAACGCGTGGCAGCTGGTCAGGGAGTTGAAGCAGACTATCGGTTTGCCTGCTGCGACTTCGTTCAAACATGTCAGCCCGTCGGGAGCGGCAGTCGCTGTCCCGTTGACCGATGTCCTCAAGAAGATTTACTTCGTGGATGATATGGAACTCTCTCCATTGGCTACTGCCTACGCCCGTGCCCGTGGCGTGGACAGGATGTCATCCTTCGGTGATTTCATCGCGCTATCGGATACGGTGGATGTGCCAACAGCAAAACTGATCGCGCGTGAAGTGTCCGATGGTGTGATCGCGCCTGCGTATGAGCCCGAAGCGTTGGAGATTTTGAAGAAAAAGAAACAAGGCAAATATGCCGTGGTGCAAATTGACCCTGCCTACGAACCGCAGTTGACCGAGGTGCGTCAGGTCTTTGGCGTGAGCATGGAACAACGCCGCAACGACCGCCCCGTGACGCGCGAAGACTTTGCGAATATCGTAACGAAGAAGAAAGACCTGCCTGAATCGGCTGTGCGTGACATGTTCATCGCGTGGATCACGCTCAAGTTCACGCAATCGAATTCTGTTTGTTATGTGACCGATGGACAGACCATCGGTGTTGGCGCTGGACAGCAATCGCGTGTGCATTGTGCACGTCTTGCTGGCTCCAAAGCGGACTTGTGGCGACTGCGACAACATCCATTTGTTTTGGCGTTGCCATTCAAAGAAGGCGTCAAACGCCCTGATCGTGACAATGCCATTGACCAGTTCCTGCAGCCAGATGTCACTGAAGAAGAGAAAAAGAATTGGGTGAATGTGTTCACTGAGATACCCAAGCAGTTGACAGCCGAAGAACGCCGCGCTTGGTTGGATGGCTTGACTGATGTCACGCTCGGTTCGGACGCCTTCTTCCCTTTCCGTGACTCAATTGACCGCGCTGTCAAAAGTGGAGTGAAATACGTTCTACAGCCTGGCGGCTCCAATCGTGATGAAGATGTCATCACCGCTTGTGACGAATACGGCATGACGATGGTCTTCTCGGGTTTGAGGCTTTTCCATCACTAGTAAGGGCGGATCGCGATCCGCCCCTACAAAATATGCTTATGATCAAACGCCTCGTCGTCCTTATCTCTGGTAATGGCTCTAATTTGCAAGCCATCCTCGACGCCTGCGCATCAGGTGAGCTTCCTGCATCGGTTGTCTGCGTCATCTCCAACAAAGCGGATGCATACGGACTCGTCCGTGCGAAGAATGCAGGAGTTGAAGCTATCCACTTCGCAAAACAGGGAGATGAGTCTCGCAATGAATATGATGCCCGACTCGCTGAACTCTTTCTCACTAAACAACCTGATTATGTAGTTCTTGCGGGATGGATGAGAATATTGACCTCATCGTTCCTCAATCACTTTCCCAGTCGAGTGGTCAACCTTCATCCCGCCTTGCCCGATACCTTTCCAGGGACTCACGCCATCGAACGTGCCTTTGAAGCTTATGGACGTGGCGAGATCGAACACACAGGAATCATGGTTCACCTTGTCCCTGACGAAGGCGTGGACAATGGTCCCGTGCTGGCAACAGAGATTGTTCCCATCAACAAGGACGATACACTTGAATCTCTCGAAGCACGTGTTCATCAAACAGAACATACTTTGCTGGTAAATACTCTAAAAATGGTGTTTGCCAATTCAGAGAAAATAATAGACGAAAAATGAAAACAAGAATTATTCTGATTCTGGTTGCTTTGTTGTTATCGGCGTGTGGCGCAAATAACACCGAAATCACACCAACGGTGACACCAGAAACAAAAGGAAGGCTACCCTTCCCATTCATAACAGATGTAAATCGTTATTCAGAGGTAATGGAATCGATTACTCCTAAAACTGTTATTGAACATTTTCCTGAAAGCGTTCCTTCTGAAGCTAGCAATGTAAAGTTCGCATATCAGCCACGAATAATGCAAGGCGCAATGTTTCTTGAGTTACTAATGACTCTCCCTGAAAGCCAAATCAATGAATTACAAGTCAAATACGGTGACTTAGAACAATATCATTACTCTGAGGAAAAAGGGCTTACAGATATTCCCGAGCCAATCTTGTATTTAATAAATGATGAAAGCACTGGCTTTGCTCAAAACTTCTCTATCTTTTTAATTAGTGCACAACCTGCTGGCAGTGAAGATTTTATTTGGAATCATGGAACGATGTATGGAGTCGGATTAAATAAAACAACATCTCAAGTAATCTACTGGTTTCAATACTGGTAAAACAAAATCATCTAATAAGGAAGATATCAAATGCCAATAGCAATTCTCTCTGTCCACGACAAAACTGGAATCGTCGAATTCGCCAAATCTCTCGCTGACCTCGGCTGGACTCTGCTTGCCTCAGGCGGGACCGCCAAACTTCTGCTTGACAACGGACTCCCCGTCACCGAAGTTGCGGATTACACCAAATCCCCCGAAATCCTCGGCGGACGTGTCAAGACTCTCCACCCCGCCATCCACGGCGGATTGCTTGCCCGTCCCACAGACGCCGACCACAAACAACTGCTTGACCTCGGCTGGGATTACATTGACCTCGTCGCTGTCAATCTCTATCCATTCGAAGAAACCATCGCCAAGCCCGATGTCACCTATGCAGACGCTATTGAAAACATCGACATCGGCGGTGTGACCCTCATCCGTGCTGCGGCAAAGAACCATGAACGTGTAACACTCGTCTGCGATCCATCCGACTATAATTCTGTCCTAGGCGAAATCCGTTCAGGTGGCATTACAGAGAAGACTCGCCAACGCTTGGCTATCAAAGGATTTGCATCCACTGCTCATTACGATACCGCCATACATGCATATTTGAAGAAACAGGCTGAATAAATACATTAACAACCATTTGTAGGGGCGACCCGCCCAGAGAAATCAGATCGTTTTGATTTCCAGTGATGGGTCGCCCCTACTTTACAACATAAGGAGAATACATGAACGAAGAACTTTTTGATCGCTTTGAATCCCTCACCTTTGACGATGTTCTCATCGTCCCTGGCTACACCGAAGTGTTACCAAATGAAACCGATGTCAAAGTCCAACTCACGCCGAACATTCAACTTAACATCCCGATTCTCTCCGCCGCCATGGACACAGTCACCGAAGCGCGATTGGCGATTGCCTTGGCGCGCGAAGGCGGTCTTGGCATCATCCACCGCAACATGCCGCCCGATGCACAAGCCGCCGAAGTCGAGAAGGTCAAGCGTTCGCAATCAGGCATGATCGTTGAGCCGATCAGCTTACAGCCTGATGCACCGCTCAGCAAAGCTGAAGAGATCATGTCCACGTATCACATCAGCGGTGTGCCGATCACAGATGAAAAAGGGAAACTCGTTGGCATCATCACTAATCGCGATATCCGTTTTGTCGAGGACTCGGATTACAACCTGCCCGTCAGGCAATTTATGACGGCGCAAGATAAGCTCATTACTGCAAAAGTTGGCATCTCAGCAAAAGATGCAAGAGACATCCTCCAAAAGCATCGCATTGAAAAACTTCCGCTTGTAGATGAGAACGGCATGTTGAAGGGGTTGCTTACGGTCAAAGATATTCAGAAGGCGCGCGAATATCCCAACGCCGCCACAGACTCCAAAGGACGTCTCATCGTCGGCGCGGCTGTCGGTGTTGGCAAAGACGTGGAGACTCGTGTTGAGTTAATGGTCAAGGCAGGTGTGGATGCGGTCACCATTGACACCGCTCACGGACATTCCAAAGGTGTGCTCGAAGCTATTCGTCGCATCAAAAGTGCGTGGAAAGATTTGCCTGTATTCGCTGGCAATGTTGTGACAGCCGAGGGTGTAGATGCGCTTGTCGAAGCAGGAGCAGACGCAATTAAAGTCGGAGTCGGTGCAGGATCCATCTGCACAACGCGCGTTGTATCTGGTGCGGGCATGCCACAAGTCTCTGCCATTTTCGAATGTTCACGTGCCGCACAAAAGCATGGCATCTCAGTCATCGCTGATGGTGGTATCAAATTCAGCGGCGATATCGTCAAGGCAATTGTCGCAGGCGGCAACGCGGTGATGCTCGGCAGTATGCTCGCGGGTCTTGAAGAAGCGCCTGGCGAAGTGATGATGTATGAGGGGCGGCGCTTCAAGGAATATCGCGGCATGGGCAGTCTCGGCGCGATGAAGGGCTACGGTGTTGATCGCTATGCCACAGGTCAAAGCGGAAGCGGAAAACTTGTCCCTGAAGGCATCGAAGGGCGCGTGCCGTATAAAGGTGCGCTTGGTGAATATGTGTATCAACTCGTTGGCGGTCTGCGTTCGGGCATGGGGTATGCAGGCGCGGCGTCGCTGAATGATCTGCGGACTAAAACCCGTCTCACGCGCATCACCAATGCGGGACTCATCGAAAGCCACCCGCATGATGTTATTATTACGAAAGAAGCGCCGAACTATCAATTGAGCCAACGCTAGTTTCGTCATTGCGAGGAGCGCACTTGCTCTTCGCAATGACGAAGCAATCTCCCGCTTATTGGAACACATTACATGACTTTACATCTAATTTCTTCTCTGGATGGACGCTACGCCTCAACCGTTGCACCACTAACGGACTTCTTTTCCGAATTTGCGTTTCTGCGCGATAGAGTCCGCGTCGAACTTAACTTTCTGTCTGCTCTTTCCAAAACGGACCTTGTTCGCACTTTGAGCGATTCTGAATCCGCTCAAATCGAATCCATCATCACAAACTTTTCCGACGCTGACGCAGAAATGATCCTTGAACACGAACGTAAGACTCGGCACGATGTCAAAGCGATCGAATATTTTATTCAGAACAAACTTATGGACTCAGCCAGCTCGCTGGCGGAAGGCGGGAGCAAGCTCCCTGAATCCAAAAGTATGGCGGATTTAATTCCGTGGATTCACTTCGGATTAACTTCAGAAGATACCAACAGCCTTGGGCAAGCCATCTCTCTGAACGAATCACGGGACAAAGTTATCGTCCCTGCTCTCGACTCTCTTATCTCGAGCCTCTCTGAACTTGCCCTTCGCTACAAATCCGTTCCCATGCTCGCCCGCACACACGGACAGTTTGCTGTCCCCACTACAGTGGGCAAAGAAATTGCAGTCTACATCGCCCGCCTCAAAAAGACCCGCGATGATATTGCATCTCATAAGTTCGAAGCCAAGCTGACAGGTGCCGTTGGTAACTTCAATGCCTTGCAAGCCGCTGTCCCCAACATTGACTGGATTTCATTCAGCAAGAACTTCGTTTCTAGTTTTGGGCTTGAGCCTAATTTACTCACTACCCAAATCCTCCCGTACGATAATTGGGTTCGTTACTTTGATCTCGTCCGCTTGACCAATTCCATCCTGATCGACTTTGCTCAAGATATCTGGCGTTACATCAGTGATGGTTATTTGAAGCAAGCTGTCGTCGCTGGGGAGGTGGGTTCGTCCACGATGCCGCAGAAGGTTAACCCGATTGACTTTGAGAATGCAGAGGGAAATCTCGGCGTAGCGAATTCACTGTTCGTGCATTACGCCCAAAAGCTGACGGTTTCTCGTTTGCAACGTGATCTCACGGATTCAACTGTCCGCCGTACGTTCGGTTCGGCGTTAGGTCACAGCTTGATCGGTTGGACCAACTTCCAGCGTGGATTGAAGCGTATTGCTCCTGATGAGGAAAAACTCAAAGCGGAGTTGAATGCCCATTGGGAAGTCGTCTCCGAAGGCGCACAAACCATCCTGCGTGCGGCTGGAAAATCAGACGCATACGAATCGCTCAAAGAACAAACTCGCGGACGAGTCCTCACGGAATCTGATTACAAGACTTGGTGTGACTCGATTGATGTGGATGATACAACGCGAGCAAAGTTGAAAGTGCTTTCGCCTGAAAGTTATATTGGGTTGGCTATCCAATTAACGGAGCAGGTGGTGAAAAAGGGATAATATAAAGATTACCCAAATGGGTAACACATTACCCATTCGAATATGTTGACAGATACTACGGTGAGTCCGTAGAATAGGTCAATTTAATAATCTCCCGGGTGTGTTTGGAAGGTCGAACGAGTTAACCAATTTTGTGGTTAGGTGTTGTAATACTTCCTTGACCATTAAAAGTATCGACTGTCCCCTTAATTGAAGACTGGCAATTTAAAGATTTTTATAGCATGCGTTTGCATGAGATTGAATCATAGCTCAGTGACGAAGGATGAATGCCATGAAGAGAAGCAACTCCCCCCAGCAAATGGGTCTGCCACCCAAACAGGGTATGTATGACCCACAGTTCGAACACGATGCTTGTGGTTTGGGTATCGTGGTTAATATCAACGGTGAGAAGTCACATCGTATTCTCGAACAAGCTTTAACCGTTTTGGAGAACCTGACACATCGTGGTGCACGAGGTACCGAGCCGAACACGGGCGATGGCGCAGGGATCGTCATTCAAACGCCTCACAAGTTTTTGAAGAAGAAAGCCGCGCGTCATAACTTTAGTATTCCTGAGTTGGGACAATATGGTGTGGGTATAGTCTTCCTGCCGCCTGATTCCAATCAACGCCGTGCCATCGAAGTACATTTCGAAAAGATCATTGCCGCTGAAGGACAGCGCGTGCTGGGCTGGCGTACGGTCAAGACGTACAATGCTGAGTTGGGTGAATCAGCCAAGCGGGCTGAGCCCAAAATGCGCATGATCTTTGTCGGCCGCAATCCGTCCATCATCGAAGATATGGATTTCGAGCGCAAGCTGTATGTGATCCGTCGTCGTGCTGAAAAAGAGATCCGTTATGGAGCTCAGTTTGAAGGCGGAAAATATTTCTACATCGCGAGCCTTTCGTACAAGACGCTCGTTTACAAAGGGATGCTTGTCTCTGACCAATTGAAGGGATACTTCCCTGATCTTTCTGACCCTGATATGGAAAGCGGGTTGGCTGTCGTCCATTCACGTTTTAGCACGAACACATTCCCAAGTTGGGAACGCGCCCATCCTTATCGGTATGTTTCCCATAACGGCGAGATCAATACTGTGCGTGGCAATGTCAATTGGTTGCGAGCGCAGGAAGAATACCTTGAGTCCAGTCTGTTTGGCAGTGAACTGAAAAAGGCCCTGCCCATCATGCAACCGGATGGCAGTGATACCGGCATGTTCGATAACTGTCTCGAATTATTGACCTTGTCCGGGCGTTCCCT
Proteins encoded in this window:
- the purD gene encoding phosphoribosylamine--glycine ligase produces the protein MNILVIGSGGREHAITWKVCQSPKADKVFVLPGNPGTSLIATNVEDVSVEDHVAVASFCKANQVDLVIVGPEVPLAGGLVDSLSEAGIHCFGPKQASAEIEASKVFSKDFMARHNIPTAKYFTFTRIDEATRCLQSIDYPIVIKASGLAAGKGVILPKTDEEATSALEDILTKKIFGDAGMEVVVEERMTGPEVSLMAFTDGTTVVPMVPAQDHKRLLDGDNGPNTGGMGAYAPAPVFTDAMLQETIEKVLQPAVDGLRNEGRKFVGVLYAGLMLTPNGIRVLEFNCRFGDPETQVVLPLLETDLVEIAEACVDGRLKEVNIRWKSGAAVCIVLASKGYPEKPEKGQVVSFGKLPEDMICFHAGTKQDGANVLTAGGRVFGLAAWSGDIASVVEKVYANIDKVEFDGMQYRKDIAHRALEGAK
- the purF gene encoding amidophosphoribosyltransferase — its product is MTNFDESPKEECGVIGIFAPNEDVARMTFFGLYALQHRGQEAAGMAVADGQVMAMHKGVGFVSRVFTPETMADLNGHYAIGHTRYSTTGSSSLRNAQPFMIETIHGPLALAHNGNLVNSAELRNELMGQGVGFSSSSDTEVMTMMLARNEGATWEERIRNAMKKWVGAYSLVILTRDCVYAVRDPWGFRPLCVGLLPGGGHAVASETGALHTLGCEAIRDVKPGEVVSLSNSALKVMQAMKPVSPTAMCIFEHIYFARPDQTWDKINVHHVRQRLGEELAGEVINGLSHGLTEENGQFADVVIPVPDSSIPAAVGFSRVSKIPYNDGFIKNRYVGRTFIEPTDSLRKRGVALKFNVINENVQDKRVVVIDDSIVRGNTTGPLIKLLRNAGAKEVHMAITCPPIAHPCFMGVDMGRHEDLIAYQRTVDEIRELVGADSLHYLSADGMMRALKRKDGFCQACFTGQYPIPVDLSNVKTGFERVTK
- the purE gene encoding 5-(carboxyamino)imidazole ribonucleotide mutase → MNSLIAIIMGSKSDWETMEHATKVLDELKIPYEVKIVSAHRTPDLLFQFAESAHERGIEVIIAGAGGAAHLPGMTAAKTHLPVLGVPVQSKALNGMDSLLSIVQMPAGIPVGTLAIGRAGAVNAALLAASIVANKHPEHLDALLAYRAKQTQSVLDNPDPRADNG
- a CDS encoding 5-(carboxyamino)imidazole ribonucleotide synthase; the encoded protein is MIGILGAGQLGRMLALAGYPLGHRFRFLDPASDSPAGLLADHLALDYADTSAREQFANGLDVITYEFENVPVDAARHLEKFVPVYPPSIALEKAQDRFVEKSFFCELGIPTPKFTTDLSKTDAIGFPSVLKTRRMGYDGKGQSIVHSQAELAAEKAKDWILEEFVSFDRELSIIAVRNRSGETKFYPLIENHHRDGILRLSLVTGNVSVELQKQAEEYATKIMSALNYVGVLTIEFFEKDGHLLANEMAPRVHNSGHWTIEGAVTSQFENQVRAVTDAPLGSTNPLGVCAMVNLVGTLPDETSILKIEGAHLHLYDKAPRPKRKIGHITLVEKDLETLQEKLNEIRNVYDEF
- a CDS encoding PQQ-like beta-propeller repeat protein → MKKFWVVGFIVVFLFAAMYFAVNNFLTPINLGAQPFPLTKKWAVSLNSGSIFDSIVELSKTGDGVLLAKTKEGIYALQENSGAVMWFFGLKNQLQPRPAIAFDGIIYTSDSKYLLAISQKDGKLIWEQAVGSANWIVDVSKDMVLVNEVANDIVSFDAKTGNLLWRKGVGRGFVAAYIDGDLIYIPDNGIEAVDAQTGSVVWGDGDDPIGDSAFLDGVIYYALGDSIIAFDARKRIELWSVFLSGFGFKRPLIHGDYVFAIDRDYLYAIRRSNGFLEYKIALDAPQSPSFLDDEVYVRGLFNRAIWVFDVNTKKQIGLLGTAMPVLLGVENQDMISGRDMLVFATGNRLFAYKK